The Primulina tabacum isolate GXHZ01 chromosome 1, ASM2559414v2, whole genome shotgun sequence genome contains the following window.
TTCTCTTCTTCTCGTTCCTTCTCTTCACACTTCCCTGATTCGGTTGGTTGGGAAGTATCGGTTCTCCAGGCACGCATTTCACCCACGCATATGGCCCTAACAAATTTTCCCCAGTAACAAATTATCGATTGCATTTTAATATTAATTCACATTTGTTCCCGTCGGAAAAGACTAAGAACATAAAGGGAGGTTAAAAGCTTCGTTAATTTCGAACCTGGGGGCTTCAAGCTCGCTCTTTTGCGTCGAGGTTTATCCATGGATCTGCGCTTGGGGTATCGGGTATCGGTGAGGCTGTGGAAAGCGGAGGACGGTGGAATCCATGGGAGACTGCGGCGGAGGGGGAAGAAGATGAGGCGGAGCTCCGGCGATGAGGTGGTGGAGAATTCTGATTGGGAGATGCGTGAGGCGGGTGAGAGGATTCGGGTTACGGGTCGGATCATGGCTCTTAGGGCTCCAAAACCCATAGCTCTGAGCTGAATTTCTCGCGCCTGTGAGGAGCTCGACTTCGACGGCTTAAATGATAAATGTTGATGTTAGATGAAGTTCAACGTCGACGTAGGTGGTGTTTTTTAGGGGTGGGTACGGTAAGTTactaccgtaccgaaattttcatGTTCGGTATAT
Protein-coding sequences here:
- the LOC142532998 gene encoding uncharacterized protein LOC142532998, with the translated sequence MGFGALRAMIRPVTRILSPASRISQSEFSTTSSPELRLIFFPLRRSLPWIPPSSAFHSLTDTRYPKRRSMDKPRRKRASLKPPGPYAWVKCVPGEPILPNQPNQGSVKRRNEKKRIKQRRAFIMSEKRKRKAQLQEATKKKLMKRVERKMAAVARDRAWAERLIELQRIEEEKKEAATA